In one Cloacibacillus porcorum genomic region, the following are encoded:
- a CDS encoding sodium:calcium antiporter codes for MMIYAVYLIIAASVVWCSIRASEYVDIMEKHTTLSGAFIGGVVLSAVTSLPELFTSLTSTMLLDKPGLAIGNILGSNIFNCAMLAVFIIIYYRSFSSFKISKSHITVTITVAAVYAVLFLNMAGILNIEYFSINIASVVIVAHYIYGVFHMSGENGAEPEPSASLGKLSLKEVKRRFALAAVGLVLLSIILTYLTDGIATRHHLGEGLAGALFLGVATSLPEAASTMMLFRLGSYNIAVGNIIGSNLFNFVILAFADITYIGKGVYDYSDPKTLNLLIFGALANLIFLRLIWNRKVRLRWLCPILIIACYLAFLLI; via the coding sequence ATGATGATCTATGCGGTATATTTGATAATAGCGGCATCCGTGGTCTGGTGCTCGATCAGGGCCTCGGAGTATGTCGATATAATGGAAAAGCATACGACTCTTTCCGGAGCCTTTATCGGAGGCGTCGTGCTCTCCGCCGTCACCTCGCTGCCGGAGCTCTTTACAAGCCTTACCTCTACAATGCTTCTCGACAAACCGGGGTTGGCGATCGGCAACATCCTGGGCAGCAATATCTTCAACTGTGCGATGCTCGCGGTATTCATAATTATCTATTACCGTAGTTTCAGTTCATTTAAAATATCTAAGAGCCATATAACGGTGACGATAACCGTTGCCGCCGTATATGCGGTCCTCTTCCTGAATATGGCCGGCATTTTGAACATTGAATACTTCAGTATCAATATCGCCTCGGTCGTCATCGTTGCCCACTATATCTATGGCGTATTCCACATGTCGGGAGAAAACGGAGCGGAGCCCGAGCCCTCCGCCTCGTTGGGGAAACTATCCCTGAAAGAGGTGAAGCGGCGTTTTGCTCTCGCGGCGGTGGGACTTGTCCTGCTAAGTATAATACTGACCTACCTCACGGACGGCATCGCGACACGCCACCATCTTGGCGAGGGGCTTGCCGGCGCTCTCTTCCTCGGAGTCGCCACCTCCCTGCCGGAGGCCGCCTCGACGATGATGCTCTTCCGCCTCGGGAGCTATAATATCGCGGTTGGCAACATCATCGGCAGCAACCTGTTCAACTTTGTCATCCTGGCCTTCGCCGACATCACATACATCGGCAAGGGCGTATACGATTACTCCGACCCCAAAACGCTCAACCTGCTCATCTTCGGCGCGCTGGCGAACCTGATTTTTCTGCGCCTGATCTGGAACAGAAAGGTGCGCCTGCGCTGGCTGTGCCCCATACTGATAATTGCCTGCTATCTCGCATTCCTTCTGATATAG